The segment taaataataatatttattttttcttatagcAATATAACAGGTTTAgggttataaatattaaatggCACTATgataaatttgacatattttttaattttaaattataaatttattcatttttattttcttaaactttatgTTGAGTCAAAATAATAAGTCAGATGATGAAATCGACGGTGGGTAACGGGGAGGAAGGTGTTGTGTGGGACCCATTCGTGATGTGTGGGGACCACACTTCTCAGAAACGGCCAATCTGAAATCACTGAACAAACTACTCCGATGGCTATTTTTGGCGCCAAACATACACGAGCTCATATAACAAATTTTACGTATCAAGAGTGGCCCAAATcatatagtaatatttttttaaaaatatatatttgagtATTTGAATTATCtcgattaatttaataaaatatttatcaactattattaGTAAcagatattgttataattagaATATATTAAGAAAAGATTGATCTAGCTCTGATTTGATCGCAAATattgaaatcaaaatttgaaaattcagtttttgagtttgaaatttctttttaaaactgACTGAATCGATATTTAGAGcttgaaaatttaattcaaatttataactaaataaatatttgaagataaacttttaaatatttatttcaaaagttattataaaatatccgtattaaaatttgaacttaGAAAACTCAGGGTTTTTtcaattcatttcattcatcatTGTCATATAAATCagataattttattgtttcaattaaataatatgTTAGATGCACATTTCATCGTATTAATTTATACTCTACgtcatatttatttgttaagaatattatttatatagttgataaattttcatattataatttattataatttgtattttacCCTTAATTAGGAAGAAATTTTGTaggaattatattatatatttaagaacTATTAGAAGCAAAAGCTTATGCTTCGAATATTTTTATAGGTCGTTAGCTTAagataaacaattttaaaagttctttatattttcattttgtttttgtgtttggTCAAATTAAGGCATATGGAATACAACGGGAGGCATAGAGTAATTGGAAGggtataaaaaaatgaataccattttaattttgtaaattgataaataatatggagtaattatttataataagatGGACCACTAATTTGAGATAGAGAGGGCAATAATGTAGAGTTCGGagtctaaagggtataaaatattaacaaaaatttcaaaacggtatataaaattttatattaaccaaaatggCAAAATCGCTGaaacaacagcgatttactccaccgaaaaaagcaaaatcaCTGTTACTGCAACacttttgcaaaatgtgatttttttttaaaaaaaattcaaatcgctaccatggcagcgattttcaattttttttttaattttttttttgaaaatcgctgcGATGCcagcgattttcaattttttaaatttttttttttaaaaaaaattgaaaatcgctgcctagatagtgatttgaatttttttttaaaaaaatcacattttgtaaaatcgctgcagtagcagcgattttgcttttttcggtagagtaaatcgctgttgttactgcgattttgccgttttggttaatataaaattttatatgccgttttaaaatttttattaattttttttactctttaggctccggactccaATAATGTCATTTTGGTAACTTGGATATgacaaattacatattataatcaataataatatagattgtacgatataaaaattattataatttactagatgttgataaatatttttcttgtgagagtcaaatataaaagttttagtcagattttattcattttatcatCTTACCAACTACTTAGTTAATCACTTGGTGCACGTAatgagataaataaaaatatttcatgaattgaGATACAGAGGGCAATAGTGTATATTAAGTCAATTTTGGTAACTTGaatatgataaattaaatattataatcaatGATAATATAGATTGTactgtataaaaattattacgATTTACTAGATGCTGATAAATACTTTTCTTGTGAGTGaatcaaatacaaaatttttaGTCAGATTCTATTCATTTTATCATCTTATCAACTACTTATTTAATTACTTGGTGCACGTAatgagataaataaaaatatttcatgaattgaGATATTTTTATGTGTGATACAGTAATGTTCAAAATTAGGCGAAAGAATAATCCTAATCCAAGATAGAATCTAagtaaacatatttttattttttattcaaaccCATAGTATATTCGgtttttttaattacataatttaatatattaattttttatatgatcttgaaacattttatataatttggCTGATCCATGCTTGAAAAAGCATATgctataataatttattttatctacTGTGTTTTCTGTGGATGTTAATGTTTTTATAGTTAGTTTGATGTTTTCAACACtcaacttcaccaaaaatatCATGTTTATAATCATGCAGATTATTGTTGGAATGTTAATTCAAAATTGTGGTAGGAAGTCTTAGTAATCGTTTAGGACTTGACAtttaataattgatataattaatgtctaaatataatttataatcaatattatatagaagtagttttagattttttaattaaaataagctTTACATTATGGTATAATAGATTAATAGGGTGCTTCTATTAATTTCCTTTGCAGAGATAATAACTATATAGAATTCATTTGAGCATGAGAAAATTATTTTCCCGcaacattaattaatatgaatgcCACCAGTGTTTTAAAAGGCGGGGGCGTGAGGCGAGACGTTTTATATAGTATGAGGTGAGGCCTAAGTTTTGAGACACGGGGCGTAAGTCCCATGGATCTACGGGGGTAGTCACATGTATATTCAATTATATAGttttatactaataaaataagcaaaaataaacttttcaataaattatgatttttatgtgagATAAAGTGTTAATAttcaataatgataaaaaaaaaaggattatcattattatttgagaaatattattacaccaataattaaaatatcatttaaagcaaaaaaaatttaaatatacattgAAAACGCCCGGGCATACACGCCCAGGACTTACGTTTTTATGTTCAGGGCTTACGcctcaaattttaaaacttagGCCTTATGGATCTACGTTTTCAATTTACGTCTCGGAGCGTTTTTGATACGCCCTGCCCCGCCCCAAAACTCGCCCCAAAAAACGTTTTTGAAAACAATAAATGCCACTAACTTTCGTTTGAAAATATTAGAGAAAATATGGAACTTTTTTTTCCCATTAATATTAGTACCAGTCCCAAATATTGTcccaaaaattatatttatatttaatgtgaattttataaataagttGAAAACTGAATATAATCTGGAGTTATTATCTCATCACTCATATAATCACTCGATTTTGAATGGtttgtttaaaaattaatttaattttattttataatcctaaagtcattcaatttagaattatttatttagaaagtcattcaactttattttataattcgAAAATCACTCtactattaataatatattttacttaaaaagacatataattaatttaaataatttttaattaaatttattaagataattGAAGATGAATATCTTATATTTCTacaaaaattaatctaaaataaatattacatttcAAACAggttatactaaaaataaaccaaaaaatatttcataaaatccAACAGGTTATACAAAAAAATCTTATGCAGTATAAAGTTTTCGAAAAGTTAAATAACAGTACAATAATAATGTTGCAGTAGTTAGTAGTAAATATGCTTTTCACATCACAAAAGTCATTTTCATTTCTCTTTGTTATAAAGTATTACTTTATTAGTTTCATTTTAtgtgtatttaatatttttttttaaaagtttatgctcaaaatataattataattttttttaaaaataaaagaaagattctaaaattaaattattttttaattataataaaataaaattacgatatgacataaaataaaacagagaaaatattatttttatttatataaattaaaaaaaagaagcataAATGACATCATGTAGATTTTAATTTAACTACtactcttttctcctttttcctcTTTACATGGTTGGATATTAGCTGTCAaataaaatctattttcttttttttttctattttattttttttgttaaaaaatcactctcaaaaaaacatatataaaatgactTTCAAAAACCCTTCCCACCTTCCACACTTGTTTTCTCTTTGTGTCCTTTCATTTCCAAAATTTTCTCTCCGattaaaattttactattttccGGCCATCTCTCCGGCCAAATCCTGCCGGAAAACTCTAATTTTTAAGCGACTTTTGCATGTAGACTTCGAAATCAAGGTATTCTacttgtttccttttttttattacacCTTTTGTAACTTGtagtatcaaaaaataaattatttcaattttttttaacaataagCTTGTATGattctttctatttatttattaggtGTTTTACGGAATTAATCGAGGTGGGCACAAACTAGGTAGATACGAgagtcataaaaaaaaaaaagctcgGTAATTCGATTTAGTGTTTTGTTTTCATCTATTGAAGTTGATGATATTCTTTGGCTTCtacaaatttgttttttttgtaaacttttttttaggttttttgttgaattaattattttaagtgtgtttttagatgatttttttttgacgTTTTTTATTAGTTGGTTGTATACTTGAGTACGTTTAATTAGCATAAGATAAGGTTGAGATTGtgaaaataagaataatttgTGTACGCAAATGACTGCTTTCATGCTTAATTAATGATtgtatgatttttcttttaattggcCCCACCAGAGTAGgtttatttgaattaatacaTTAATAATAGGTCATCAATTAAGGCATAACATACAAATAGACATGTTAATTTCACCTCAACTGATAGCTAAACactcaaatttttattaaacaCATCTACACACCTAAGTTTTTGTCGAATGTGTCACGTTAGCATCGAGGGTTCACCCGACATAGTGGGGATTCTCAAAGTTGGAGTGATTAGATTGTTAGTTTGAGTCgatgatattcatattatttctaTTGATAATTTGCAGAAATTGTCTAACTTGTGTTTTAttcttataaaaatattcaaaaataattgagCTTGTTAGTAGTTGCTGAGGCAGAGCGAAGGTTCAGGGATGAAttgtacaaaaaattatatattaatttatgtaattatgtaGGCATAGATTCTGTTATTGATGAGTGTATTTATTTAACGCATGCCTTgttatattcttattttgttttatataataagCACAGTATAAGCATTCTTTATTCTATCATAGTTTATgcttaatatttaatataagaagaTGATGATTTAACAATTTCTAAGGTATTCAAAAGTTTTCATTTGCTCTGTAATTTGCTAAAACATATCTTTTGTGCCGAAGATTTATCAGAAATAAGCTTGAATAAGGTATGAATACATCATATCATTCCAGACCCTACTCGTGGAATTGTACTGACTCTACTGagtatgtttttgttgttgttctaaGTTGTAACGTATGCAGAAGCTTGTCACCTATCGTTTAATTGCGATATAATACTCTTTTTTTGGacatttgaatattttttaatgctCTAGGCATACCTTTGGTGTCTCTTGAATTACATGATAATACTTGGATTTGCATAAGGTTTTCTGAGTTATACATCCATACAAACTGGGATGAAATTTTTAAGCAAGTATAGTTAattgtgtttgctttgaaatgtATGTATTTTTCTTCTGTGACAGTTCTTTGAACGAGGTGGCCGTTGAAACATACGTATGCCTACTAGTATCTTGATATCcgttctcttttcttttatataggATTGCTATTACTTGTCAGCGAATTGAAGCAATAGAAGGAAAGATGATGCAACACAAAAGAAGTCCAATTTCCCTCGAGCATAGCAGCAGCCTCACATCTCTTACACCAAAACGACTAAAGGCCGATATGCCCATTTCCTCCAAGGTTTGTTTTGTTTCCCTTTGCTGCTTGCAATGCTGTTATTATTGGTGCACATGTTTATGGACATAGATATATTTTCTATGAACTTATTATCTTGTATCATTTTTAGCTCATGGACTTAAGAATACTTTTTTCTTGGATACTTTCAACATAGGCTAGCAGGTTGTACTTAATGATGTTCTGTGTGTTGTATGTTTCATTGAGCTAAAGATTTGACATTTTTGTTCGACTTTTAGTCTTTAGGCGAAGGTTGAACTGACCaaagaaaattctaaaatacCAAAATAGTTCATTCAAGTATCCCTATTTGAAGTGTCCGAATTATAGGAGGGCGTTGGTTACATTCATTTGGCTACTCTGAGTCTCAAATTTGTTGTTCTAGAGGAATCTTTTTTGCAAACTTTATCTTTGAGTTGTTGATATGGAGATTTTTCGCCTTtgcatttttcctttaataggagaagaaggagaagtttGGTGAACGTATTGTTGCTCTTCAACAGCTGGTGTCACCATATGGCAAGGTAATTCACTAATTCTGCAGGAATTGAGCAATGaatttcaacttttattttaaagagaAGGTTTAGCAAAGTTCATTCTTTGAGTTTCCAAAAGGTGGAATATCTTTGAGTTCTTTTCCCCGTGCTTGCAAAATCATGTCCGCGTAGAGCAGCTGAAGTTAAATTAGCTCACTCAATTCTTACTTAACCATTGAATTTTTCATCATAGGAATAAAATCttgatttttgttatatttgcAGACAGATACGGCTTCTGTTCTCCTTGAGGCAATGGGATACATAAAATTCCTCCATGAACAAGTGAAGGTGTGCCTTCgccaacttttttctttttcttcatctaTAGGAACTATAATCCCGCACGACTGATTAAAGATAAGAAAGTTTGTGGTACTTTAAGAGATTTTTCTCGGGTCGGGCCACTGTTGGAGCCTGGACATGGTTTTTGGTCAAagctattggtatatgttgaaaaaaataCGAGGGTGACAAAGTTTCTGGTTCTTTGTTTGTTACTATTTTTTAGGATTTTCCCATAAAGTTCTGTTCATAATGCGCCTAGTAGTGAATTTTATGCCTCAGAATGTTCTTCGAATTTAAGTGATTGTAAGATCACGTTTCCATTTTCTCTAATATCCCCTGTCTACATTCTTCACATCTTTATCTGATTGTAGAGATTGAATTTGAGAGTTTAGATATGTTCACATGTGAATATTGCATTTTGCTTGATGATAAAGTGTAGTGCGTTAGTCTTGTCATATTTTGGAAGCAAAGGTCACAGATATTAACTTCCTGGTCGTCTCttgttgattgttttttttttcctcaaaaatcTGTTAGTTTGTACCATGTCAAAGCAAATTGGTTTTTCTACGTAAATAACATAATCATGGTATTTGTGTTACTGCTCTTCATTTAGATTATGACGCCTTGGACTGATATTTCTACAATGTATGCATCCGAGTCAGTTTAATCTCTGCTATGAACAtgacttcatttcattttcctGGTTCTTTCAGGTGTTGAGTGCACCATACCTCGGAACTATGCCAATGTCGAAGACACAGGTTAGATTCCGTTAGCACCATTTCTTGAAATTGCTTATTCTTTATAACCACATCAGCCCCCCGAAGAGAAGAGATATctaaaaagttaaaaccttCATTGCTACATTAATTTGGAATCTATGATCATTCGTTGATGTTATCAATTGTGTCGTAtcaattgaattttgaattcaacCTTGTTGAaatgttatttatgtttcatgTGAAGGAATCACAACCTTACAATTTGAGAAGCCAAGGCTTATGTCTTGTGCCGGTATCATATACTGTTGGTGTGGCAAGCAGCAATGGTGCTGATATTTGGGCTCCCATTAAGACCTCACAAAAGTTCTAGTCCAGAGAACGATTTGTGATTTCACCATCACTTACGTCCATGGTAAGGTCTTCGATTGACAATAACACAACCAGCGTTTCAAAAAAAGCAGCCGAAAGGATGCATTTTCAACATGGAGATGCAGGTATGTGATGATTCTCCTGGCAAGGTCCACTTGATTTTTTGTGGTTCAAACGTCTAAGGAGAACGTAGAGCTTGTTGTTCTGATAAATACTAGTAGCCAGATCTAATTTGAGGGCTAATATATAAAGACAGCCTGGGTTATGTCTAGGTTTTTAACAGAAATGTatatttaagaaagaaatattatgtaGTGATCTATGATGCAAATGTATCAAAGATGGACTTGTATTATATATGAGAAGCAATGGAAGCTCTGGAATAACTTGTTTAATTCAGAAAGACTTGATGCTTTATGCCTTGCTTACTTCtgtattatctttttcaaactGCCTTGTTATGTGTTATTTGAGCCGGGAATCTTTCAGAAACAATCTCTATCTACATGAGGTAGCGATTTGCTTACACTTTACCCTCCTCAAACCCTACTTATATAGGAATATACAAGTATGTTTTGTTGTTGGTGACTCGGAATGACTCGAGTGATAAGAGCCTATGCCATCTGAATTGACAAGAAAGAGCACAGAGCTTCAGAGAAACATGCTCCTTGGTCTTAACATCTTCCGAGGGGCTAAAATTACAAGcatgtttaaaaaaatacttgcTATTAAGTATCTTCTAACACTTATTATTCTGCTTAAATAACATTTAAGAGAAGTGCTATATTAAGATTCAAAACATTAAACATATAAACAACAATGCATCTCACATGACACAAATTTCAATTAAGATGGATCAATATACATTAAAGGGTGGTCATGAactacaaaataagaaaatattacatACGGTCACTAGCATAAGTATGCGTTGCGATTCAAAAATGaatgtgatgacactcgtctatCCTATCAAGAAAAGTTATCCTAGATCCAACAATACAAAAGAAATGTGGAAGACTTAGTCGTTCTCAAATACCTTAAAAATTcgattgtcacgtgtacaaaTCACTAAtggataaaaacaaaatttgaatGATTCACACAAGTCTCAATGTCTTTGTTACTTGGATAGAACTAAACATAAGTAACAAGATGGTCAGTCGGGATGACAAATAACTACCtcttaatatatacaaaaagcCTCAAACGTAGATAGAAGAGAACAACAATCACGCAAATCCAAGCTTGAAACCTACACCAAGTGTAGAAGCAATGAGTGAGTACTCAACAATACGATACTCATCAAGCAACCCAATAAAACAAGGTAAAATTAGCTAGAATATGAGAATTACTTTCATCCCAACCGAACCGCGTACAATTCACAAGGATCTATAATCACGATTTAACAATTACGTTTCATCAAATCATAAATGACAAGATCACCAATCACAAATATTAAGGTCATCAATCACAAATATCAATGTTATCAATCATAATAATcaagtttatctatcacattcGCCGACAATGACTTCGACATCAATAACACTCATCAGTAATGACCTTGACATCAATAACACTTGCCAACAATGACCTCAACATCAATAACACTCGCTGGCAATGAACTTGACTTTAAAAACAATTACATGCAATATGTCatatccggggagcaccccctagaagtaacatggcgtacttgacctctcggaggtcttgtacaagcccatagttatcattcatcgcattgacatactaaatttagcgaaaattttaaacttttcatagcacatcatatgctagaaacttaacttcatatatatacaaaatataggTCATAATACATGTTTAGACCcgaagtctctttgccatcttagactcaaccactttagaatacattagggacacaacccttacaacataagacataactatTCAATCTTTAAACATTTTATAGCAAAacatgagtagggaatccttggaacttaaggacccctttccttgagcttggaaatcatctatcaagctcttcaccattcaagacatcctttaagcatccataaacctacactttgtaaaaagtagagaagaatggaattagtacaagaatgcactaagtatgacacccatgcaaaaacatgcatttaaaagggacattttcttgaaatcatacttcacgcctttttgagtaaatcttcataaaaccctTATTCAATAGCATTTAaatcattcatatacttcatataaacatattcaaaggccaagcatttcatacacttataGAATTTGTTACATTTTAAGTCACATACCTtcccttttattcattaacctcccaagtaaccttTTAgcgatacttggtgcaatgcatcaccttaaggccacaaagAAAGCATACATACAATCTACATAAGTCATCACATATCACCATAGAAGTATAGCACATCAAAGACATATTTAGGTCGAGACTCCTTTAGCTTTACATTAGGTTATTTCAAGTTATAcatctttttacttcttttcatatacatcattataagaccttgttcatTACCCCAATattagtctactagtgcaatgcacatgtgaagccccataaccccacacatgcttagtaaacccttcatgagaccacaaaccctagcattcaattcatacatcaacaagtaagtgaaagcaacttcattcatgtcaatacaagaccttcatcatatagtcatttagaccaacctagtgcatataaggataagaTCACATCTCATagattcataccatgcacatcttcataacaagtagaccaatactacaatgtcatgcatatggacataaacataatcatacatattaggtcaccttcctaggacttcctaaagagctacttgtgcaatgtctagatgggttcattacttccacctatactaagtaacttaccttaatacctcctagttaggatcctattcatttactttcattgtccattttactttagggaaactatagccttaaccgacactaagaccatcggtgcaaaacatggaatttggtgttgtagagccttacaccaatggaaggtgttcttacctagccaatgtagaacattaacacatgctagcatactaagtgatatcacattgctagatctatgtggcaagcatagttatggaacttaaaggtacatgtgaaaaccatctttatgccaagattaaGCATTGAacttattcacttatggaaaccctatttatgcctattgaaGCATTGTGGTTATCTatttcatgagatttatggtgacctac is part of the Solanum pennellii chromosome 8, SPENNV200 genome and harbors:
- the LOC107027001 gene encoding transcription factor bHLH153-like — encoded protein: MMQHKRSPISLEHSSSLTSLTPKRLKADMPISSKEKKEKFGERIVALQQLVSPYGKTDTASVLLEAMGYIKFLHEQVKVLSAPYLGTMPMSKTQESQPYNLRSQGLCLVPVSYTVGVASSNGADIWAPIKTSQKF